The Achromobacter pestifer genome includes a region encoding these proteins:
- the speD gene encoding adenosylmethionine decarboxylase yields MTPHATPGRHVLADFRGVLADRLTDAQGLERDLIAAARAAGAHVLSAHFHHFGDGAGVTGVVLLSESHISIHTWPEHAFAALDIFMCGAARPELALEHLRARLAPEAVHATTVARG; encoded by the coding sequence GTGACCCCGCATGCCACACCCGGCCGCCATGTGCTGGCGGATTTCCGTGGCGTGCTCGCGGATCGCCTGACCGATGCGCAAGGGCTGGAACGTGACCTGATCGCCGCAGCCCGTGCCGCAGGCGCCCATGTGCTGAGCGCGCACTTTCATCATTTCGGCGACGGCGCGGGCGTGACTGGCGTGGTCCTGCTGAGTGAATCCCATATCAGCATCCATACCTGGCCCGAACATGCGTTCGCGGCATTGGACATCTTCATGTGCGGCGCGGCCCGGCCCGAGCTGGCGCTGGAACACCTGCGGGCGCGGCTGGCGCCCGAGGCCGTGCACGCGACCACGGTGGCGCGCGGCTGA
- the modA gene encoding molybdate ABC transporter substrate-binding protein: MLRNRPIAALSLALAAAWSANASAGDLVVSAAASLTNAFKEVAQGYEKEHAGTKVILNFGASDVLLQQIVKGAPADVFASADQKAMDKAVEEKAVKPASRVDFAANQVVLIVPMDSKANITALKDLTRDDVKRIAYGNPASVPVGRYTQGALEAAGLWKEVQAKSVLAQNVRQSLDYVARGEVDAGFVFATDAAIMADKVKVAVRVPSQTPVTYPIAVTTREAAAKEAESFVAYVLSPAGQAILSRYGFQKP; the protein is encoded by the coding sequence ATGTTACGTAACCGTCCGATCGCGGCGCTGTCCTTGGCGCTGGCCGCCGCATGGAGCGCCAATGCCAGCGCCGGCGACCTGGTGGTGTCGGCCGCCGCCAGCCTGACCAACGCCTTCAAGGAAGTCGCGCAGGGCTATGAAAAAGAGCATGCCGGCACCAAGGTCATCTTGAATTTCGGCGCGTCCGATGTGCTGCTGCAGCAGATCGTCAAGGGCGCGCCGGCCGATGTGTTCGCCTCGGCGGATCAGAAGGCCATGGACAAGGCGGTCGAGGAAAAGGCCGTCAAGCCGGCCTCCCGCGTCGACTTCGCCGCCAATCAGGTGGTGCTGATCGTCCCGATGGACAGCAAGGCCAACATCACCGCGCTCAAGGACCTGACCCGCGACGATGTCAAGCGCATCGCCTACGGCAACCCGGCATCGGTGCCGGTGGGCCGTTACACGCAGGGCGCGCTGGAAGCGGCTGGGCTGTGGAAGGAAGTGCAGGCCAAGAGCGTGTTGGCCCAGAACGTGCGCCAAAGCCTGGATTACGTGGCGCGCGGCGAGGTCGACGCGGGCTTCGTGTTCGCAACCGACGCGGCCATCATGGCGGACAAGGTCAAGGTGGCCGTGCGCGTGCCTTCGCAGACGCCGGTCACTTATCCCATCGCCGTGACCACCCGTGAAGCCGCTGCCAAGGAAGCCGAAAGTTTCGTGGCCTATGTGCTGTCTCCCGCGGGTCAGGCGATACTGTCGCGCTACGGCTTCCAGAAGCCCTGA